AATTTTATTCGCCGGGCTGTCGCCTGAATGATGCGATCGTTCGCCTGGTGCGGTATCATTAAAGCCAAATCTTTCGATGAAACGCCGGTTTCTTCCAGGACCTTCACTGCGGCGTCGCCCATGGCTTTCACTGCATATTTGAAAACATCCTGGCCTTCCATTTTAATATAATGAAGACGTTGATCCACTGATTCGTGAGACGTCGGAATGCGACTTCCGCCGCCAGGCAAAATCAATAAATCTGTCAGCCGCCCATCGCTGCTGATAAATGTCTTTATAATTCCTCTTGTTCCGTCTGAAGGTTGGACGACTGCCGCTCCGGCGCCGTCGCCGAAAAGGACACACGTCGAGCGATCCGTCCAATCCGTAATTTTACTCAGCGTCTCTGCTCCGATGACTAAAATATTTTTGTACAGTCCGCTGCGAATAAAGCTATCCGCAACCGTTAATCCGTACAAAAAACCGGAACATGCCGCGCTGATATCAAACGCTGCCGCATTTGTCGCACCGAGATTTTTTTGCACGTAACAAGCCGCCGAGGGAAATATCGTATCCGGCGTCACTGTGGCGATAATAATGACGTCAATATCTTTTGCCGATAGCCCGGCATCTTTAAGAGCCATTTCCGCCGCTTCTGTGCACAGATCCGACGTCGCCGTATTTTCATCGGCAATGTGCCTCTCGACCATTCCGGTGCGCGTCCGAATCCATTCATCGGTGGTATCTACCATTTTCTCAAGATCAAAATTTGTAAGAACTTTCTCGGGTACCGCCATACCCATGCCGGTAATCATTGCACCAAGTTTTTCATCCACTTTCGCTTCCGTCTCCTTAATGTTGGTTCGCTTGACGAGAAAGCGTTTTAATTTCAACCGCTATTCACTCGCCTATTTATTAATAGCTTCTAATTCCGCTTCGATCGCCCCATTGACATTTTCGTTGACCATTTTTTCCGCCTCAAAAATTGCATTGGTCACCGCCTTGGGAGATGAGCCTCCGTGCCCAATAATGACCACGCCATTAACGCCAAGCAATGGCACGCCGCCATATTCGGCATAATCGAATGTTTTTTTTAACCGCCGAAAAGCCGGCCGCAATAAATACGCGCCAAATTTGTATTGCAGCCTTTTTCCGATTCGCCCCCGTAAGCTTCGCGTATAAACCGAACTGATCGATTCGGCGAATTTCAGAATAATATTTCCGACAAATCCGTCGCATACCACCACATCGACCGTCTCGCTTAAAATAGACCGACCTTCGACATTGCCAATGAAGTTAAACGGCGCGTCTAAAAATAGTTGGTACGTTTTCTGAACATGATCCGAGCCTTTGCTGGATTCTTCGCCGATGTTCAGCAGGCCGACACGCGGATTTTCAACGCTAAAAAGTTTTTTAACAAAGATACTCCCCATGACGCCAAATTGCATGAGTTGCTGCGGCTTGGAATCCACATTCGTCCCCACATCGATGAGAAAATTCCTTCCCTTGCCAGTGGGTAAAATCGAACCGATCGCCGGACGCAAAACGCCGCGAATTTTTTTTAACTTCATGAGCGCTGCGCCCAAAACAGCGCCCGTGTTGCCGGCGCTGACAACGGCAGCGACTTCGCCTTTTTTGTGTAATTCCATAGCGACGCTGATTGAACTGTCGCGTTTTCTGCGAAGCGCATGAGCCGGCGAGTCCTTCATTTCGATGACCTGGGACGCGTGATGAATCGAAATGGGCAACTCTTGCGTGCGAAAATGAAGAGACAACTCACGCTTTACTGCCTCCTCATCCCCAACAAGCACGATCTCCAGATTTCTGTCTGTTCTGGCGGCTGAAATCGCGCCCGTCACAACGGCGCGCGGAGCAAAATCACCGCCCATAGCGTCAACTGCAATCTTCATCTTTTCTGGTTTTCCTCGCTAAGCTATGCTTCTTTAGGCACAAAGACCATTCGTCCGTTATAATAGCCGCAATTGGGGCAAGCGCGATGCGGTAATTTCGGCTGCGCGCAGTTCGGACAATCGACGACATTCATCGCCGTTAATTTCCAATGCGTGCGTCGTTTATCTCGTCTTGATTGAGAGTGTCTTCTCTTAGGTAATGCCATAATCGTTCTTCCTTCTTATTTTTTAATTGCAATCCAGAAAGCCTGGTACGGCTTTAATAATGGTAATTAAACCTTGCATTTGTTTGATTTTGATTACAGGATATAAACATAAAACCAAATCGCTCATATCGGGAATGACAAAGAGCAAAGACAGAGAAAGCCGATATGAGCGTTTTAATAATCTCTTATTTATTTGTCACTTACAAACAGTTGACGAAGTTTTTCCCAGCGCGGATCAATAATTTTGCTTTCGCAACTGCACTGGCCAAGATTCAAATTCGCCCCGCATGTCGGACACAAACCGCGACAACTTTCTTTACAAACATGCTTCATTGGAACTTCAAGCAACAAATTTTCAATCACATCTTCGGTAATATCAATGGTATTTTCATGTGCATCAAGAACGCGGTATTCATCGTTCTCTTCAGTGGCGCTTTCTTGTAATTTGCGCACAACATAAAACCGAAACGAACTTTCCAATATTTGATCAAATTTTTCCAAACAACGATCACAGACGTAGCGCGCCTTTGTTTTCACATGAGACTTCACGTCAAAATGTTCGGAAATTTTATATATTTCTGTATCAACAAAAATCGCATGAGGGAATAAAGCCATTTTTTCTTCATCTTCATCATAGCCGAGCTCCGTCATCGAGGTCTTAAAATGAACCTCATTCATTCCCTCTTCTAACGCATTAATCTCTATCTTCATCTAATAATCCAAACGCTCTTAAAATTCCTTCAATTTAATAATAATTTCCTAAATTGTCAAGTCAAAAATTACTGCTTTTCAAATTTAAGAAATTTTGATGCCAACGTCCCTCTCAGACGAATCAATTTATTCCCCTGCCCAGACTTTGAAAATGTCGCTCAATCAACTCATACGAACGTCGCTGCAATTGATTTTTGCTGTCGATTGTTTTTTGAAATTCTCTGTCGGTGATGAATTTCTGCAGTGCAATGCCGGTCGCCAGCTTGCTGTAAGCCCAGAGTAACATGCGATTGTGAAATTTTTCCAAAAAATATTTTTTTAATTTTGCAACAACCCGCTCGCCCCCCGCTTCTTTTTGTTCTAATTCAATTTCGAATAATTTTAACTTTCTTCCGCCGAGCGGAAAAGTCATCTCGTCAATCGCCATCTCGACCAGGATTGCTTTCGGATTGCCAACGATGACAATGTTTTTCAAACGACGATCATTAAAACGCTCGTGAATGACTTGCAGCCCCATCTGTTCAAAAAGGCGCGCCGGATTTTGCTGTTGCCAATTCAAGGCATCAACAGGAGCAACAATTTTTCTTTCGCGAAAAAATTGGCGCACCATCTCCCCGGCCGAGTCACTCCAAGGCTGCTCCATTTCCAGACGGCGCACGCTGCCATTTTTCAGTAATTCCGGCTCTCCTTTAATAGTAATAAAAACGGAGCTATCCAGGGCGCGGATTCTGATACCAAAATTCTGTTTTGCCAGAGCGCCATCTGCCGTATCAAAATAGACGTCATGAATTCGTCGTGTTCCCGCGTCCGCGAACGAATAATTTTCCCAGCGCTCGAGCTGGCTTATCTCCTTGGCAACGCCGCGCTGATCGTCGCCGACAATGACCAGCCGAAGTTCAATTTCCTGATTTGATGTTTCCAAAGAAAAGCCTTCTTCGCTTACTTTTCAATTTTTTTGTCCGGAATTGTGATCCTGCTCAAAATGCGCTTTCTCTTCCAAGCAAAAAAACACTTTTCAGACGATTTTGTCTCATAAACTTTATGTAATGCATCAACGACAGATTTGTTCCGACCGTGCAAAGCCCCAATTTCATATTTGTCACACATTCGAACATTGCAACGGACGGGGAACAACATTTTGAAATGCAATTTTTTTTAACAATTGTAATATTTCAATTCAACTCTCTATTAATTTTGGTCTTAAAAAATGCTTTACACATAACAATTTAATTCAATTGTAAATCTACCCTAAAAATCAATACTCCTTTTCCGAAGTATTTCAAAATAAAATAGCTATCTACTTAATTACCAATCTGATATAACAAAATTAAATATTGTTTCAAAAGCCCATTTTTTTAAAACATAGGATAATTATTTGTTTTATCTATTGTTAAAAATATATTTTTCTTTTGGCACAAATTTTGTTATTTCCATAAGTATAAAAATTTCAATTACTTTAAATTTTCACCTTGGAAATAAACAGTTAGAGCTACGGGGAAACAACTTTGTCCGTCAACAAAAAAGTATTTTTATTTGTCTACATCATCATTTTATTTGCTTCCACTGCATCCTGGGCGCAGCAAAACGACGTGACAACGATTCAGGTGCAAGCAGCAGGCGATATTTTTACGCTTCCAACTAACCCAGACAGTATTGGCGTTTGCGTGGATCGCTGCCAAAAAGAGATGGACGCAGCGACTATTCGCATCGTCCAGCCGGGATTCTACCGAATTTTCACCGGCGTCGAATATTCAGAAGGACAGGGGAACGAATCTTTTTACGTTCAATTTCGACAGTCGGACAGTTCCCTGGTCCCGCAATTGGAGCCCAACGCCGGAATCGAGAAGGTTGTGCCAGACACTTCTTTTCGACCGTCGCTGACATCTCGCGATGCAGGAAAATTTTATTTCCCGCCGGGAATTTACACCATTCATCTGAAGCATTACTACTTTTTGCAATATCAATACCCGCAATTCCTCAACCCGCCCGATGTGCCCATGCATGGTCAAAGCCCGGAAAGCGTGCACATTTACAATTTTCAATTTGCCTACGAAGGCGACAAGCCGCCCCAATTTGATATTTCAATCGAGAAATCGGCAAATTACGATTCCGTGTTTCCAGGCGAGGAGATTGAATTTGAACTGCAAATTGCGAACTCTGGTCCCGATACGGCCGGCACAATTCACATCAGCGACGCCATGCCTGAATTCCTGCAATTCATCGCTGCGAATCCGACTCCGGATTCTGCCCAGGGCCGGGTCGTGCACTGGAATTTTACTAATTTGAGTGCCAATGAGACGCAACGAATCAGCTACACCGCCGTTGTTCAGGAAGATATCCCGGACACGGTCACCCAAGTAGTCAATTTTTCCGCTGTCGACGCGCCCGGCGACACAGATTTGACAAACAACCAGGCGACGGACACTGTTTCCATCAAGCGAAAAAAACCCACACCTGCGCCGCGCTGCGATTTGACAATCAACAAAACTGTCAGCGCGGATTCTGTGACAGGATTTTCTCCGTTCAGCTATCGCATCATTGTCAAAAACATGGGGCCAGATTCAGCGTTTCGGGTGATTGTGACCGATTCCCTGCCGGCGGAAATCTCCGTAACTGAGTTTTCGCCCGCGCCGGACTCTGTCGCCGGGCAGAAAATTTTCTGGTTCACCGAAGCGCTTGCCGCTGGCGACAGTTCGGTTTTTTCGCTAAACGCGCAAGCTGACAGCTCTCTCGCTGATCATGACTCGACCGTTGAAAATCATGCCAGCGCCGACGCGGCAAACGACACACTGAAAACCAACAATCAGGCGCAATGCTCCACTTTTATTTATTGGAACACGCCGCCACAGCCGAAATTTTGCGATGTGAGCCTCAGCAAAACAGTTTCTGCGGACACTATTCGCCAAGGAGACGCAGCGACGTTTCGCTTGTCGATCAGCAATGTGGGGCCCGCGACAGCGAAAAAAATCACCGTCGCCGACAGTCTGCCGCCGACGCTGGCGCCGCTCGATTTTTCCATTGCGCCGGATTCCGCGGCGAACTCGTTGCTTTTCTGGAAATTTGATTCCCTGGAAATCAACGCTGAAATCGCAATCACGTTTCAGGCACGCACGCGACAAAGTTTTTCCGACACGACCTTTCAAATCGTCAATTATGCCAACGTCTCTGTTCCGCTCGACACATTTTCCGTCAACAATTACGACAGCGCAGCGGTCATTTTTTGGGACAGGACAAAAGAGAAAATTTTCAATTGCGATTTATTGATTGAAAAACTCGCGTCAAAAGACTCCCTTTTCGCTGGCGACACCTTGCGCTATTTTCTCAAAATTCAGAATTTGTCGAAAAACACCGCCCAGCGAGTAACGCTGGTCGATTCGCTGCCGGATTTTCTTTCGCCAAAAATTTTCTCTGAAAATCCTGATTCAACGGCAGAAAATTTGCTTTTCTGGCATTTTGATTCACTAACAGGGCGCGGAGAAAAAACGATCTCTTTCATCGCGCAAGTCGATTCCCATTTGACTGAAAACATTTCTCTGAAAAATGTTGGCGCAGTCGCTGCGGAGAATGACACCAATCTCGCTAACAATCGGGATTCATTTTCCGTTTTCGCGCAGAAAAAATGGACGCCGCCGCCGGTCTTTCACTGCGATTTGCAATTGGCAAAAACAGCGGACAAAGACACCGTTCGTTTTGACGAGCAATTGCGCTACTTGCTCACCGTGGAAAATTTAGGACGAGAGACAGCGCGGCAAATTACGGTCAGCGACACTTTGCCGGCGATGCTCACTGTTCTGGGCACAAGCCCGAAGCTCGACTCGTTAAATTCACCGCTCACCTGGCAATTTGATTCACTGGCAGCCGGTGAAAAAATCCGGATTTCGATCTTCACACGTCTGGCGACAGCCGATTACGACACCGCTTTTCCAATGACTAATTTCGCCTTTGTGAACGCGTCGAACGACTCTGATCTGAGCAACAATTCCGGCCACGCTACCACGACTGTGGCTGTTGCGAATGAACCCGCACAGTATCAGCTCGAACTAAAAAAAGAGGTCAGCAAAGACAGCGTCAAAATTAACGAGGAGTTCGATTACGAAATTTCCCTGCGCAATCTGGGACCTGACGTGGCACGGGAAATCACCCTCGTCGATTCCATGACCAGCGCCATCATTCCGCTCGCTTTTGCGCCGCAGCCGGATTCTGTCGTCGGCCGAATGTATTTCTGGTTCATCGATTCAATCACTGTTGGGCAGACGAAAATGTTTGTCGTCACGGCAAAATTAGATTCTCAGTACGCGACAGCAGACAGTGCTGTTTTCAATGTCGCCGGAATTTTTGACTCTGACAAAGAAGAAATCCGCGGCTACCGTGTGCGGGCGCGGGTCATTCCGGTGGACGAAAGAGAAAAAAAACCATTCGGCTCGCCAAAACTTGAATTGTCAAAATCAGCGGACAAAGACACCGTCAAAGTTGGGGAATCTTTCACTTATTCCATTCAAATCTCCAACATCGGGGACGGCGCCGCCTATCACATCGCTGTCTCGGACACGCTGCCGGAAAATATTTCAGTCGCGAACGTCAATCCGCTGCCCGATTCCGCGAAGGGCAGAATTCTTTTCTGGAGTTTTGACTCGCTCGCCGGGGGCGGAACGATTCTCATTCAGTACGACGCCGCCATCGATCGCGCGCCGGATTCCACGCCTTTTTCCCTGCAAAATGTCGCCGTTGTGAGCGCAGAAAACGACACCAATCTTGTCGGCGAACGCACAAAAAGACACCGCATCGTCATCGCTGAGGAGAAACCGGAAAAACCGGAGCACTACAATTTAGAAATTCAAAAAACAGCAGACCGCGATACGGTGCAAGCCGGCGACAGCTTCACTTATCAACTCAAAGTGTTCAACCATGGCCCGGGCGTTGCTTTTCACGTGACGCTGTTTGACTCGCTGCCGGAACTGATTACCGGTTCGGATTTTCAACCGGCGCCGGACTCGGTGCATCAAAAAAAATTGTTCTGGTTCATTGACACGCTGCAACCGGGGCAGCAATTTGTGGCTTCTTTCAAAGCAACGCTGGAATTGACGCTGCCCAAAACGATCATGCCGATTATGAACGTGGCAGGAATCTACTCGCCGGACGACACCAGCACAACAGACGACGAAGACGAAGCAGAGATTGTCGCCAATATTGAGACAAAAGAAATCGATTGCGATCATTCTTATTATTTTGATGTGAATGTCTTTCAGCCAGATCTGGGACGGCCTTTGCAAATTCATTTTCATCTCAGCCAGAGCCAGACCATTGAGCTCGATTTGTACGATATTCGCGGCTATCACATTTCCACCATTGCTGAAAAATTTTATCATCAGGGAGAAAATACTTTTTCCTGGGACGGCCGCACAGCTTCCGGACAACCCGTGGGAAGCGGCGTGTACATCATCGCTTTACGAACTCAGGAAATGGATTGTTGGAAAAAAATAATCATAGTCAGGTAAAAATGAAACCGCGCGGGACAAAAATATCTGCATCAATCGCCATCTGGCTGACGCTGTGGCTCGTCGCCGCAGTCGCCGGATACAGCCAGATTCGCTCCGGAGCCACGTTTTTGAACATGATGCCCGGCTCCCGGCAGCAGGCGCTGGGTTCCAGTCTGAGCGGCGGAATAGATGATTTTCAATCATTTTACGCCAACCCGGCGGCGATTGGATTCTATCGCGAATATCATTTTTGCGGCTCGTACACCCGCTGGTTTGCCGACATTTACCACCTTTCTCTGAACGCCGGGAAACGATTCCAGTCTCCGCTCAGTCGGCGCACTCAGCTTGTCTTCGGTCTTCGCTATTTGGGCGTGAAAAAATTTGACTCCACGCTGCGAAATCGCGCCATGGCCTCGGCCAGTGATATGCTGGCATCTTTTGGCCTGGGAACGCCGCTGAGTTTCCTCTCTGACAATTTTGCCATCGGCGTCAATTTAAAATACCTGCAAAGCGAGCTTTACACGTTCCGCGCGTCTTCGTTCAATGCCGACGCCGGAATTTTGTGGCGCTCTCCTCGTTTTCAGCTCAGAAACCCGCTTTTCGAGTACGCACATCTTTCTGCGGGAATTTCTCTCAGCCACTGGGGTCAATCGCTGAGATTCAAAAATACCGCCACTCCGCTACCGCAAACCATGCGTTTCGGAATCGCTGTAGCGATCGGCTCCCACGACGGTTTGCAGTTGCAGCTTTCTTCGGATTATCAGAAGACAAAAGACGAATCCGGCTATTTCAACATCGGCGGAGAATTGAGTTTCGCCTATCGTTTTTCTTTGCAAGCCGGCTACCATTTCGACGATCATTTTCTGAGCAAATTCAGCATGGGAATGAGCTTCAGGCTGGACAACAATTCGAAATTAGCGCGGCAGGTCGTTCGCGAAAACAGTGCGCTGCGGTTTGATTTCGCCGGGTTAGAAAAAAATGAATTCTTTTCCGCGTCCTACCGCGGCAGTGCGTCCGCGTATCCCGTCGCTCCCGAAGCATTTCGCCTGATCACACCGGCGCACAACGACACTTTTGCTGTCAACAAAATTACTTTTGCCTGGGAAAAATCAAAAGACCCGGATCTGTACGATGATGTGAGTTACCTTTTCCTTCTGGAAAAACAAGAAAATGCGGCAGAATTGTCCGCCCTTTACCGCTGGCAGCTACACTCGGACGAAAGCATCAAAGAGATGAAAACACTACTGCGTTTTCATGCGGCCAAATTTTTCCGTATCGATACTTTGCGAAATTTTTCAGAAAAAGGCAAACAAATTGCCCATTCCGAAACCGATCTTCCGGCAGGAGACTACTGGTGGACCGTGCTCGCCGTCGATCGCGACGATCATTTTCGCGTTGCCGAACAGGGTGTTCGCCATTTTTATGTGCTTTTTCCTGACATTAAAATTAAAGAAATGCAATTCAAACCAAGTCCGTGGATCACGGAAAGCGATACCCAAGGCGTTATTTCTGTCACCCTCGCCAACGTCGGCCATCTGGACGCGGAAAATATCAATTTGGTCGTCAGCACAATTTCGCCGCGCGCCCAGCTCGATACTTTTTTAGTAAAAAAAATCGATCGTCTCAACCGCGGCGATTCGCTGCAAATTTCCATTCCCTGGTTGACGCCGGAGAAAGGAAAATTTATCTTTTCGGCAGAAGCGAGAATTTTGAAATCGGAAACAGAAATGGGACTTGAGGTAAATCTGGCGAACAATCATTTTGAAACAGAATTTTACACGATTCCCAAAGGTCGCCTCGATTTGCCCGATACCGTGAACGCCTATCTGCTGCCGCGAACGGATCACAATTTGCCGCTATTGCCGAGAGTCTTTTTCGATGCGAACTCCGCTTCCATGCCGCTGGCTTATTACCAATCGACGGAAAACTGGCTCTACCCGCCGCTTAAAATTATCGCCGAACGGCTCAAAAAGCGACACGATTTGTACCTTGAATTGGAGGGGTTCTGCGACAACACTTCCGGCGAACCGCTCGAGTTAGCGCGCGAACGAGTGTACGCTGTCAGAAATCTGCTGCTGCAATTTGGCATTTCCGAAGAGCAAATTCCGGATTCGCTCTGTCTCTGGAATCGCACTCATTACCAGCGCCCGACCTGGAACAAGGACGTTCGCGAAGAACGGCGCTTCGTCAAAATCACCGCCTACAACGTGGACACGCACGAAGCGGACATCACATTGTTTGCGCCGATTCCTTTCAAAACTTTTGAGGAGCCGGCGATTCCGTTGCCGGTGAAATGGGGTTCCACAATCAAGTCACAGGTTGGCGTTGAAGACGGGTATTTGAGCATCCGCTCTCCTGCAAAAAAAGACTTTTTGCCCTACAGAGCAGACGTCGATTCAATCGATTGGCCGCACTCTGAAAAGGGAAAAACCGATTGGCTGAATCAACCGATTGCTTATTTTGCAAGTTTGAAAGACAGTCTGGGAAGACAGTTCAAAACAAGACCGCAACGCTCCTATTTGACGGGTTTCGAAACGCACATGCCCATAGTCGTAGGATTGGCAGATTTCAACAATCAACACCCCTATCCGATTATTCCCTGGGATGATTTGTTTGCCAAACTCGAGTTGCGATTGAAATGGATGAAAAATACGCGCATTCGT
This genomic interval from Calditrichota bacterium contains the following:
- a CDS encoding ketoacyl-ACP synthase III, which gives rise to MITGMGMAVPEKVLTNFDLEKMVDTTDEWIRTRTGMVERHIADENTATSDLCTEAAEMALKDAGLSAKDIDVIIIATVTPDTIFPSAACYVQKNLGATNAAAFDISAACSGFLYGLTVADSFIRSGLYKNILVIGAETLSKITDWTDRSTCVLFGDGAGAAVVQPSDGTRGIIKTFISSDGRLTDLLILPGGGSRIPTSHESVDQRLHYIKMEGQDVFKYAVKAMGDAAVKVLEETGVSSKDLALMIPHQANDRIIQATARRIKLPMEQVYVNIQKYGNTSAASIPIALTEAIEEGKLKHGDYCLLVSFGGGFTIGAVLLKY
- a CDS encoding DUF177 domain-containing protein, with protein sequence MKIEINALEEGMNEVHFKTSMTELGYDEDEEKMALFPHAIFVDTEIYKISEHFDVKSHVKTKARYVCDRCLEKFDQILESSFRFYVVRKLQESATEENDEYRVLDAHENTIDITEDVIENLLLEVPMKHVCKESCRGLCPTCGANLNLGQCSCESKIIDPRWEKLRQLFVSDK
- the rpmF gene encoding 50S ribosomal protein L32, whose amino-acid sequence is MALPKRRHSQSRRDKRRTHWKLTAMNVVDCPNCAQPKLPHRACPNCGYYNGRMVFVPKEA
- the plsX gene encoding phosphate acyltransferase PlsX; the protein is MKIAVDAMGGDFAPRAVVTGAISAARTDRNLEIVLVGDEEAVKRELSLHFRTQELPISIHHASQVIEMKDSPAHALRRKRDSSISVAMELHKKGEVAAVVSAGNTGAVLGAALMKLKKIRGVLRPAIGSILPTGKGRNFLIDVGTNVDSKPQQLMQFGVMGSIFVKKLFSVENPRVGLLNIGEESSKGSDHVQKTYQLFLDAPFNFIGNVEGRSILSETVDVVVCDGFVGNIILKFAESISSVYTRSLRGRIGKRLQYKFGAYLLRPAFRRLKKTFDYAEYGGVPLLGVNGVVIIGHGGSSPKAVTNAIFEAEKMVNENVNGAIEAELEAINK
- a CDS encoding DUF11 domain-containing protein, which translates into the protein MSVNKKVFLFVYIIILFASTASWAQQNDVTTIQVQAAGDIFTLPTNPDSIGVCVDRCQKEMDAATIRIVQPGFYRIFTGVEYSEGQGNESFYVQFRQSDSSLVPQLEPNAGIEKVVPDTSFRPSLTSRDAGKFYFPPGIYTIHLKHYYFLQYQYPQFLNPPDVPMHGQSPESVHIYNFQFAYEGDKPPQFDISIEKSANYDSVFPGEEIEFELQIANSGPDTAGTIHISDAMPEFLQFIAANPTPDSAQGRVVHWNFTNLSANETQRISYTAVVQEDIPDTVTQVVNFSAVDAPGDTDLTNNQATDTVSIKRKKPTPAPRCDLTINKTVSADSVTGFSPFSYRIIVKNMGPDSAFRVIVTDSLPAEISVTEFSPAPDSVAGQKIFWFTEALAAGDSSVFSLNAQADSSLADHDSTVENHASADAANDTLKTNNQAQCSTFIYWNTPPQPKFCDVSLSKTVSADTIRQGDAATFRLSISNVGPATAKKITVADSLPPTLAPLDFSIAPDSAANSLLFWKFDSLEINAEIAITFQARTRQSFSDTTFQIVNYANVSVPLDTFSVNNYDSAAVIFWDRTKEKIFNCDLLIEKLASKDSLFAGDTLRYFLKIQNLSKNTAQRVTLVDSLPDFLSPKIFSENPDSTAENLLFWHFDSLTGRGEKTISFIAQVDSHLTENISLKNVGAVAAENDTNLANNRDSFSVFAQKKWTPPPVFHCDLQLAKTADKDTVRFDEQLRYLLTVENLGRETARQITVSDTLPAMLTVLGTSPKLDSLNSPLTWQFDSLAAGEKIRISIFTRLATADYDTAFPMTNFAFVNASNDSDLSNNSGHATTTVAVANEPAQYQLELKKEVSKDSVKINEEFDYEISLRNLGPDVAREITLVDSMTSAIIPLAFAPQPDSVVGRMYFWFIDSITVGQTKMFVVTAKLDSQYATADSAVFNVAGIFDSDKEEIRGYRVRARVIPVDEREKKPFGSPKLELSKSADKDTVKVGESFTYSIQISNIGDGAAYHIAVSDTLPENISVANVNPLPDSAKGRILFWSFDSLAGGGTILIQYDAAIDRAPDSTPFSLQNVAVVSAENDTNLVGERTKRHRIVIAEEKPEKPEHYNLEIQKTADRDTVQAGDSFTYQLKVFNHGPGVAFHVTLFDSLPELITGSDFQPAPDSVHQKKLFWFIDTLQPGQQFVASFKATLELTLPKTIMPIMNVAGIYSPDDTSTTDDEDEAEIVANIETKEIDCDHSYYFDVNVFQPDLGRPLQIHFHLSQSQTIELDLYDIRGYHISTIAEKFYHQGENTFSWDGRTASGQPVGSGVYIIALRTQEMDCWKKIIIVR
- a CDS encoding PorV/PorQ family protein, which translates into the protein MEKNNHSQVKMKPRGTKISASIAIWLTLWLVAAVAGYSQIRSGATFLNMMPGSRQQALGSSLSGGIDDFQSFYANPAAIGFYREYHFCGSYTRWFADIYHLSLNAGKRFQSPLSRRTQLVFGLRYLGVKKFDSTLRNRAMASASDMLASFGLGTPLSFLSDNFAIGVNLKYLQSELYTFRASSFNADAGILWRSPRFQLRNPLFEYAHLSAGISLSHWGQSLRFKNTATPLPQTMRFGIAVAIGSHDGLQLQLSSDYQKTKDESGYFNIGGELSFAYRFSLQAGYHFDDHFLSKFSMGMSFRLDNNSKLARQVVRENSALRFDFAGLEKNEFFSASYRGSASAYPVAPEAFRLITPAHNDTFAVNKITFAWEKSKDPDLYDDVSYLFLLEKQENAAELSALYRWQLHSDESIKEMKTLLRFHAAKFFRIDTLRNFSEKGKQIAHSETDLPAGDYWWTVLAVDRDDHFRVAEQGVRHFYVLFPDIKIKEMQFKPSPWITESDTQGVISVTLANVGHLDAENINLVVSTISPRAQLDTFLVKKIDRLNRGDSLQISIPWLTPEKGKFIFSAEARILKSETEMGLEVNLANNHFETEFYTIPKGRLDLPDTVNAYLLPRTDHNLPLLPRVFFDANSASMPLAYYQSTENWLYPPLKIIAERLKKRHDLYLELEGFCDNTSGEPLELARERVYAVRNLLLQFGISEEQIPDSLCLWNRTHYQRPTWNKDVREERRFVKITAYNVDTHEADITLFAPIPFKTFEEPAIPLPVKWGSTIKSQVGVEDGYLSIRSPAKKDFLPYRADVDSIDWPHSEKGKTDWLNQPIAYFASLKDSLGRQFKTRPQRSYLTGFETHMPIVVGLADFNNQHPYPIIPWDDLFAKLELRLKWMKNTRIRFVGHACGIPPNTVNNIFSRKRAANFQAKFLAELEKRKYQNPELYRLIYEHLDINGIIGKGSNNPFSYSIDTLNFLNNREDFEPGCYEHIRQLLPQMPKQVMLEPFVLILRNDQITLIGDNATPEGRQINRRIEMEFYTPKSKKQLALQSGEN
- a CDS encoding CYTH domain-containing protein, yielding METSNQEIELRLVIVGDDQRGVAKEISQLERWENYSFADAGTRRIHDVYFDTADGALAKQNFGIRIRALDSSVFITIKGEPELLKNGSVRRLEMEQPWSDSAGEMVRQFFRERKIVAPVDALNWQQQNPARLFEQMGLQVIHERFNDRRLKNIVIVGNPKAILVEMAIDEMTFPLGGRKLKLFEIELEQKEAGGERVVAKLKKYFLEKFHNRMLLWAYSKLATGIALQKFITDREFQKTIDSKNQLQRRSYELIERHFQSLGRGIN